The nucleotide sequence gcctAGCCAGATGGTATAACCCGGCCATCTGCAAGTAGGGAACATAACGCTCATCGAGTGGCATGCCTTGttgccgccgcatgctcctgatgcatcgctgTGGCTGCGCATTAAATGGACCGCATTATTAGAACCACATACAATACtggtaaccaaaaaaaaaaaactaacacaaTAAACCACTTACATAAACCACTTACATAAACCATCAACACAACCGCATataaaaccactaacataaaccacttacATAAACCATCAACACAACCGCATATAAAACCACGTACAAAAAATCACTTACCctaaaccaccaactaaaccgcatgcaaaacTACTAAAATAAACCATTTGCAATACCACTACAATAAACCACTAACAATACCACCTGACATAAACCACTTACATAAACCATTAACAGAAGCGCATATAAAACCACTTACAAAAAACCACTTACCAAAAATCACCAACTAAACTGCATGCAAAACCTCTAATATAAACCATTTGCAATACCACTAACATAAACTGCCACTaaaaccacatgcaaaaccactaactcaAATAAACTGTGTGCATAAAATTTTCTatgtactaacctcgtcgttgatgaccccggctatatgagcaacCCCGTCCAACCGGTACAGCCTTGCaggatcgtcccccatcagctGAGTCTTCGGTTCTACTATTTCTCGGATcaaatctgggtcgttttctctgggatttggtggggtatgaAAAATGAGAAGTGGTTCGAATTTGCTTGATTTGAACTCCTTATATAACCTAATTGTTCGTAATTCGAACCAATTAGGTTCGAATTTGTGGTGGCACTTAAtcatgagtaattcgaaccaattaggttcgaattatgtgtttgtagttcgaaccaaataggttcgaattacatataagTATGCTTTGGCTCATTCGTGAATCAATCTTCAATTTGGCTTGTTCATGTAACAACTTTCCTCCCATGGTTTATTTGTgttttttacccttttttttttcatatcttGCTTTATATATCCGCATTAAACTTATTGAATCATATTGGATTAAATATCTATAATTTTTATGCTTGCATCTGATTTGAGTTATACATTGGTAGATATGATATTAACAATTCGATTTGATTATTGCTGATCAGATCTGATCATCTTATGAATTAGATTATATCTACAAATTATGAATCAGATACAGATAAATAATTATGAGTATGATCAGATCTATAAATAACGCAAATTTATGAGTATGATCTGATCTATGAACACTTTTATCCTATCTCCTCTATTCAGGCTCCTCAACCCCTGTGTCAGGTAgatagttaaaaaaatattttcattatcACTTCTCTTTTTATCATTAACTCTATTTCTTTACCTAATAATAGGTAGTTTGAGAATTCTTTTTCTCTTAGGGTCTAAATTAGAAGCTTCTATGGTTTTAATATATGtaataataaaaatgttatttatacattaaaatcagttatcaaaattagtcattatatatttatgtataaatatatatatacgtTATTTACCtgattttcaatgtgtatttatattttaatatttttatattaataactcaTCTTAGTAGCTGATGTATACTTAAAGAGGGAAACACTTCCTGAATCTGAGCTGATGCTTCCCATAAGACTTCAAATTTTGAGAGATCCTTCCACTGCACCAGAACTTCAATTTGTCGAGAATTATTCATCCTCACTTCTTTGATGCTTTCATGCTCCATACTCAAATTTGTTGGTAATGGTTGGGATGTTGTGGTTGATTTGAAACTTTTCTCCATCAGTGAAACATGAAAGATAGGGTGTACCTGTGACCCTTCCAGTTAGTAGTAATTTATAAACTACCTTGCCAATATATAGCACTAAGCTTCTAGTTGCTTCACTTAGCCAAGAATTTCAATTGGTATGGCTAGATTTTTAAGAACATCTTATCACCCACTTCAAATTCGACATATATCTCTCTCACTGTCTTTATCTAACATCTAATTTCTCTTCTCCATTAGCACCTTTACTGCCTCAATCGTGGCTTCAAAGAACTTGGATTGTTTATTGGTAGTTTGGTCTTATCAGGGATGGCTATGAAAAAGGGTTTCAATTGGGAGTTGAAGAAAGGCTGCTCTTGGATTCAGTGGCAGCCATGGATGCCAATACCCTGTGTTTTAGATACCATGCGAACAAGTTAACAAATCCAAAACAGAGTAGGCTGGTCTTCAGTAGAATCATACATGTTTTATTTGCTAATTGTACTTTTTAAAATCTATATACTTATTATATttaatgttgtattattttatgaGATAACTATTTttcttgaaattaaaaataagattaaaaaattattttattcgtcCACTTGCTAGCTATTATTGATCTTCATATCAAAATATATTagaattaatattattttcattcaattttttttgttatttgtaCTTTTTTATTAATCTAACAAGTTATTATGTTTTTCCTTTGGGAGAGGCACACATATGATCTTCAAACTAGAACAATAAACTAGATAAATCAAAGTAAGCTAGAAGTTCATATGCATTCGATTTATTCAACAATCCATTACTGAAATTTACATTTTGCTTCACATTTGCTTACTCAATTATCTTACAGTTGCAaacaatcatatatatatatcatgatTCATGAGCCATGATAACCACTTCAATTCATATGTTACAGTTACACTTTAATTTGCCCATTAATATTTTTCAACCACTACacatgttttcattattttttcccCAAACCTTGAAACTTTAcctattttgttttttatttcccCTTTCATTTCTACCTATCGTAATTGTTATAATAATAGCAATCATAAAAAATGCCTTGAGCAATTGGGATTCCTTTCCTTTCTCCCTTAAATGCCCGTAGCTAAACTATATGATGTAAAATCACTTGCATCCACCAGCACCAAACCCTACCTTGCCACCATTAACATCATACACTACTTGTAGTGTCTTTTGTTGCACATTTCCAAATATTGTAACATCACTATCATCCCCATTGGGTGCAAAACCCAAGCACACTTGTTTCACACTAGCAACATAAAATGTCCCCGCCGCGAGATCCACCGTGGCACCACCGGCGAATTCAAATATTATCTTTGGGAAAATTACCGTTTTATACGCACTCAAGTCATAGCATGTGTCCAATATGGACAGACTGCTCGCCATGGGGTACCTCGCCATACCTTGTCGGAATGCTGACCTTAAGGCGGTATAGGCCGTTGGTGGAAGCCGGGTGATCACCGTTCCGGAGTCTATAATCGTGCCGCCGGTGGAGAATGTGGAGGAGGAAACAGGGAGCTTGGTGCCCCCAACACTTATGCCGGTGATGTCTAGGCCGTAAAAGGAAGCGCCGGCCGGGTTGGTCGAAAAGGGAGTGTATTTGACATAACTAGAAGTTGTAGAAGCACCAAAGGCAAGGTAACCTACATTGCTTGCGGTGGAAGGAAGACAATAGGAGAATATTTTGTGATATTTTGCGGCGGTTTGTTGGACAAAGGAAATAGGGTGGCGGCCGAGGCCTAATAAGCCGGCCGAGCCGCCGAAGAGGCCTTGGTTGTTTTGGCCACAACCAAAAAGGAAGCCGTCCACGTAGTCGGTGCCGGTCACCGTCAGCCGCTCATGGCTGAAAAAGCCAACAGAGAAGGATGAGTCACCGTACTGGATGCCATATACACAAGCCTTTGATGTTGAAGCACATCCTGGGTCATTTCCTAATTTATAGTAAACCaaaattatgttaaaaataaAAGATGACCTAAAATATGTATTAGAATCTCATTAGGAAGTGAATggaatatttgtataatgtgtataatgggctatgagttaaaaaataaacATTTCTCATACTATCCAGTATAACCATCTGGATACTAGGAATAATAAACATTTCATATCATGAAactactcatcccaaaagcttaagctgatagaaaaaaagtaacactaatggttatatctctaatactgaatTGGACATCTCTAAACCTCATTTGTACATATTATACAGATATTCCATTAATTCTTTATACTTCCTCTATGTATTATACTTTGTTGTGAATTTTTACAAAATCTCATTATcattttatctttttataattaaaataatatttttattataaaatattgacATTTTGTATTACTGTCGTAATAGTGTAAAATACTAAAATGATCAAATATTCCCGTGTTTCATGCTAAAATTACCCTATACGTAAAAATTTTAGCCACAACATGCATGATTTATGTTAagattaagaaaaagaaaatgtaaaaatattttttacctGTGGCTGTAGAAAGCTGAGTACAAAGTGAAGAAGTGCATGTAATATTGGAATATGTTGAAGACTTTGATGGATCAAAAATGTCATCTTGTTG is from Arachis ipaensis cultivar K30076 chromosome B01, Araip1.1, whole genome shotgun sequence and encodes:
- the LOC107624771 gene encoding aspartyl protease family protein At5g10770, giving the protein MSYLSLATSSLLCVLLFFLCSLEKGFALQRSNKDIDDDHSHHVRLSSLLPSPTCSSSSVKGSNKMKTTLDVVHKHGPCSKLNKANKGPTSHSDILNVDQERVKYINSKISKNMLGNDDELGLKQLDSATLPAKSGSLIGSGNYFVVVGLGTPKKELSLIFDTGSDLTWTQCQPCAKSCYKQQDDIFDPSKSSTYSNITCTSSLCTQLSTATGNDPGCASTSKACVYGIQYGDSSFSVGFFSHERLTVTGTDYVDGFLFGCGQNNQGLFGGSAGLLGLGRHPISFVQQTAAKYHKIFSYCLPSTASNVGYLAFGASTTSSYVKYTPFSTNPAGASFYGLDITGISVGGTKLPVSSSTFSTGGTIIDSGTVITRLPPTAYTALRSAFRQGMARYPMASSLSILDTCYDLSAYKTVIFPKIIFEFAGGATVDLAAGTFYVASVKQVCLGFAPNGDDSDVTIFGNVQQKTLQVVYDVNGGKVGFGAGGCK